A single window of Nicotiana sylvestris chromosome 5, ASM39365v2, whole genome shotgun sequence DNA harbors:
- the LOC104239926 gene encoding uncharacterized protein, translating to MAAKMAVSSALCMNFAVVSRELFSPSPQPLSLSSWKRRGSHFRISAKLGGGEGDVKKDKKKFITKEQEPEQYWQTAGERAGENPMMTPLPYIIIFGMSTPFVILAIAFANGWIKVPIR from the exons atggcaGCTAAAATGGCTGTATCTTCTGCACTTTGCATGAACTTTGCAGTTGTATCAAGGGAACTTTTTTCACCTTCTCCACAACCCCTTAGTCTAAGCTCATGGAAAAGAAGGGGAAGCCATTTCAGAATATCTGCAAAATTAG GGGGAGGAGAGGGTGATGtcaagaaagacaagaagaaatTCATCACTAAAGAACAAGAACCTGAACA GTATTGGCAGACAGCAGGAGAAAGAGCAGGGGAGAACCCTATGATGACACCTCTTCCCTATATAATCATATTTGGAATGTCAACACCATTTGTGATCTTGGCTATTGCTTTTGCTAATGGTTGGATTAAGGTTCCAATAAGATGA